One stretch of Sylvia atricapilla isolate bSylAtr1 chromosome 4, bSylAtr1.pri, whole genome shotgun sequence DNA includes these proteins:
- the COQ2 gene encoding 4-hydroxybenzoate polyprenyltransferase, mitochondrial: MAAALLARLCRGTPGLRAARPPLAAAPPLLFRRPAAPLGPRSFSAAELVRAAPAPLQPYLRLMRLHQPAGTWLLYLPCTWSIGLAAAPGCLPDWRMLSLFGVGAVLMRGAGCTINDMWDRDYDRQVARTASRPLAAGDISTFQSLVFLGGQLSLALCVLLCLNHYSIILGAASLSLVITYPLMKRITYWPQLVLGLTFNWGALLGWSAIKGSCEWSVCLPLYFAGVMWTLVYDTIYAHQDKRDDIMIGVKSTALQFKEDTKQWLSGFSLAMLLGLCMAGVNCNQTFPYYSAVAAVGAHLAHQIYTLDIDKPEDCWKKFASNRTVGILLFIGIVLGNLWKQKDLKNAEEPSENR; this comes from the exons atggcggcggcgctGCTGGCGCGGCTGTGCCGGGGCACCCCCGGgctccgcgccgcccgcccgccgctcgccgccgccccgccgctgcTGTtccgccgccccgccgctcccctGGGGCCGCGCAGCTTCTCGGCGGCCGAGCTGGTGCGCGCCGCGCCGGCCCCGCTGCAGCCCTACCTGCGGCTCATGCGGCTGCACCAGCCCGCCG GGACGTGGCTGCTGTACCTGCCGTGTACGTGGAGCATCGGGCTGGCGGCCGCGCCCGGCTGCCTGCCGGACTGGCGCATGCTGTCCCTGTTCGGCGTGGGAGCCGTGCTCATGCGGGGGGCCGGCTGCACCATCAATGACATGTGGGACCGCGACTATGACAGACAG gTTGCAAGAACAGCAAGCAGACCCCTGGCAGCTGGAGACATCTCCACTTTCCAGTCCTTGGTTTTTCTCGGAGGACAGCTCAGCCTGGCGCTCTGTGTGCTTCTGTGTCTGAATCACTACAG TATCATTCTGGGAGCAGCCTCTTTATCCCTTGTGATCACCTATCCTCTGATGAAGAGAATAACATACTGGCCACAGCTAGTTTTGG GACTTACATTTAATTGGGGAGCTCTTCTTGGCTGGTCTGCCATCAAAGGGTCGTGTGAGTGGTCTGTGTGCTTGCCCTTGTACTTTGCTGGAGTCATGTGGACACTGGTGTACGACACCATTTATGCACATCAG GATAAGAGGGACGACATCATGATCGGCGTGAAGTCCACGGCACTGCAGTTCAAGGAGGACACAAAGCAGTGGCTCAGTGGCTTCAGCCTGGCCATGCTCCTGGGTTTGTGCATGGCAGGAGTGAATTGCAACCAGACCTTCCCATATTACTCAGCTGTAGCTGCTGTAGGGGCACACCTGGCACACCAG ATTTACACTTTGGACATAGACAAGCCTGAAGACTGCTGGAAAAAATTTGCTTCAAATCGTACTGTAGGAATTCTGCTCTTCATAGGGATTGTGCTTGGAAATCTGTGGAAACAGAAAGacttaaaaaatgcagaagagcCTTCAGAGAACAGATAG